From Scylla paramamosain isolate STU-SP2022 chromosome 18, ASM3559412v1, whole genome shotgun sequence, one genomic window encodes:
- the LOC135109227 gene encoding BUD13 homolog — translation MSSGGAMSQKEYLKKYLSGSDADKKKKKKKKKEKVSSHNKGMRIIEDSVDFKTVPYGYKEEDDNPTIAEVTYENEKLKIMEEFEANKKWKKMVDKSGEGSWPQSNQEGKDSPRRAGLDSPSPPRWGKNDSVPQRRVRHDSDSTPPRRAKNDSSPPRRTRHDSSDSDESPPRRSRYSGTPPHKAKHDSDSSPPGRRHDSESPPKKPDSSPPRRMHHDSQSPPRRTRHDSGTPPWKMRQGSTTPPLDKKADTLKKTHIRNPSPPPARMRKDSDSSLSDDGKKIVSQPSDLPQRQRRHDSSSTSPPPQRIRHDSDNSQPRRHDASRSSSNISSKKSKQNSNSREQDYSDASNSDSSDSMPGKHISVYSPPPRKSGKDAKLGPPKRKPQEVKASGAPGLHTSPRRKLYDGDLSPPRRKRHDSDSSPPRKKKLGSSSSPPKRYDSDASPPRQKRRDSDLSPQRKRHDSDSSPPRKKRLASDSSPPRQKRYDSDASPTHQKRHDSDSSPVRKKRHSDSDSSPPRARKGKPGLASPPRRKGGDSQPDGGQMRPERKMTTQEFLSARKHGRLKKDTPEDLARKEREAVLQQQAEEKHQQWKHGVKQVQDYKKKVASDLHEMGKAFTRTADDADMNAHLKSIARKEDPMLEYMMKKEAKANNKVSVKPVFKGSFPPNRLDIRPGYRWDGVDRSSGFEKRWFEHQNNKRAHNEDAYKWSVSDM, via the exons ATGTCGTCTGGTGGAGCAATGAGCCAGAAGGAGTACCTGAAGAAGTATCTGAGTGGCAGTGATgcagacaagaagaagaagaagaaaaagaagaaggaaaaagtctCTTCACACAACAAAGG GATGCGCATCATTGAGGATTCAGTTGACTTCAAAACTGTCCCATATGGctacaaggaggaagatgacaatCCAACCATTGCTGAGGTGAcatatgagaatgagaagctgaagaTAATGGAGGAATTTGAGGCcaacaagaaatggaagaagatggTGGACAAATCAGGGGAAGGTTCTTGGCCTCAAAGCAATCAGGAGGGGAAGGACTCACCAAGGAGAGCAGGCCTtgactctccctcacccccaagATGGGGGAAGAACGATTCAGTGCCTCAGAGGAGAGTGAGACACGATTCTGACTCCACACCACCAAGAAGAGCAAAGAATGATTCTTCACCACCGAGGAGAACTAGACACGACTCAAGTGACTCAGATGAATCACCACCAAGGAGGTCCAGATACTCAGGCACACCTCCCCATAAGGCCAAACATGACTCTGACTCATCCCCTCCAGGCAGAAGGCATGATTCTGAGTCACCTCCAAAGAAGCCTGACTCTAGTCCACCCAGGAGAATGCACCATGACTCTCAATCACCACCACGGAGGACAAGGCATGACTCTGGCACCCCGCCCTGGAAGATGCGGCAGGGgtctaccacaccaccactggaTAAGAAAGCAGACACTCTGAAAAAGACACATATCAGgaacccctctcctcctcctgccaggaTGAGGAAGGACTCTGACTCATCACTCTCAGATGACGGAAAGAAAATTGTAAGTCAGCCTTCAGACTTGCCACAGAGACAAAGGAGACATGACTCCAGCagcacttcaccaccaccacaaaggaTAAGACATGACTCAGACAATTCTCAGCCAAGGAGACATGATGCATCCAGATCAAGTTCAAACATTTCATCCAAGAAAAGTAAGCAAAATTCAAACTCTCGTGAACAAGATTATTCAGATGCATCAAACTCAGACTCCTCAGACTCAATGCCTGGTAAACACATCTCAGtgtactcaccaccaccaaggaagAGTGGCAAGGATGCAAAGCTTGGTCCACCCAAGAGGAAGCCACAAGAAGTGAAGGCATCTGGTGCACCTGGCCTGCACACTTCACCCAGAAGGAAGCTGTATGATGGTGATCTATCACCaccaaggaggaagaggcacgATTCTGATTCGTCACCtccaaggaagaagaaactcgGATCCAGTTCATCCCCACCAAAGAGGTATGACTCTgatgcatcaccaccacgccaGAAAAGACGGGACTCCGACTTGTCACCGCAGAGGAAGAGACATGATTCCGACTCATCTCCCccaagaaagaagagacttgCCTCAGACTCGTCTCCTCCCAGGCAGAAAAGGTACGACTCAGATGCTTCACCAACTCACCAGAAGAGACATGACTCTGACTCCTCAccagtgagaaagaaaagacacagTGACTCAGATTCATCACCTCCCAGAGCGAGAAAAGGAAAACCAGGTCTTGCATCCCCAccacggaggaagggaggggacagCCAGCCTGATGGTGGGCAGATGCGACCAGAACGCAAGATGACCACCCAGGAGTTTTTGTCAGCACGAAAGCATGGCCGCCTGAAGAAGGACACCCCTGAGGACTTAgccaggaaggagagggaggctgtACTGCAACAACAGGCAGAGGAGAAGCACCAGCAATGGAAGCATGGAGTGAAGCAGGTGCAGGACTATAAGAAGAAAGTAGCCAGTGACTTGCATGAGATGGGCAAGGCCTTCACTAGGACTGCAGATGATgctgacatgaatgcacatctCAAGTCAATAGCTCGTAAGGAGGACCCCATGCTGGAATACatgatgaagaaggaagcaaaagcCAATAATAAGGTTTCTGTCAAGCCGGTCTTCAAGGGCTCCTTCCCCCCGAACAGACTGGACATCCGGCCTGGCTACCGCTGGGATGGGGTGGATCGCTCCAGTGGTTTTGAGAAACGTTGGTTTGAGCATCAGAATAACAAAAGAGCTCACAATGAAGATGCATACAAATGGAGTGTTTCAGACATGTAA
- the LOC135109232 gene encoding polyisoprenoid diphosphate/phosphate phosphohydrolase PLPP6-like has protein sequence MGEKREVPKPLKKLLDWDIVMTEKFVKYVDMKYGPLSRHKTTLKGLEYSCHGIPWLIGTATFIFLLQDASIRQLLVNLFIALIVDIVVVSVVKAITRRRRPVANKDSEMFATVSVDKFSFPSGHCTRAVMLSVLFPLQYDLFFPLTVALVVWGSAVCVSRVLLHRHHILDVVGGIGIGFVQAVLISCMWLSEESAAAVVNSFLDETQVGASYDV, from the exons ATGGGTGAGAAGAGGGAGGTACCAAAGCCCCTGAAGAAGCTGCTGGACTGGGATATTGTCATGACAGAGAAGTTTGTCAAGTATGTGGACATGAAATACGGGCCACTGAGCAGACACAAGACAACACTGAAGGGGCTggag TACTCTTGTCATGGAATCCCATGGTTGATTGGAACAGccactttcatcttcctccttcaggaTGCCTCTATTCGACAGTTACTAGTCAATCTATTTATTG CGCTGATCGTGGACATtgtggtggtgtcggtggtgaAGGCAATCACACGAAGGAGGCGGCCAGTTGCCAACAAGGACAGTGAAATGTTTGCCACAGTGTCGGTGGACAAATTCTCCTTTCCATCGGGTCACTGCACTCGGGCTGTCATGCTCAGCGTTCTCTTCCCTCTACAG TATGACCTCTTCTTCCCGCTGACAGTGGCGTTGGTAGTGTGGGgcagtgcagtgtgtgtgtcccgtgtcctgctccaccgccaccacatccTTGATGTTGTGGGTGGGATAGGTATTGGCTTTGTCCAAGCTGTTCTGATCTCCTGCATGTGGCTCTCGGAggagtctgctgctgctgtggttaaTTCCTTCCTGGATGAGACTCAGGTTGGCGCCAGCTATGAtgtgtga